One genomic region from Stutzerimonas decontaminans encodes:
- a CDS encoding ankyrin repeat domain-containing protein codes for MKGLLLMAALLLGSGAALAADGPLTNAADTPEAVQQQLRDYFFNAARFGDNEILDEFIQAGYDLNSADDKGYTALILAAYNGHSEAVERLLAAGADACSEDKRGNTALLGAIFKGELGIAKRLLATECDPNQRNAAGQTAAMYAALFQREALLEALRERGADLTAADPLGNNVESLARGEIRTR; via the coding sequence ATGAAAGGTCTTTTGCTGATGGCAGCGCTGCTGTTGGGCAGCGGGGCCGCCCTGGCCGCTGATGGCCCGCTGACGAACGCGGCGGACACGCCCGAGGCGGTGCAGCAGCAGTTGCGCGACTACTTCTTCAATGCGGCGCGCTTCGGCGATAACGAGATTCTCGACGAATTCATCCAGGCCGGTTACGACCTGAACAGCGCCGACGACAAGGGCTACACCGCCCTCATCCTGGCGGCCTACAACGGCCACAGCGAGGCGGTGGAGCGCCTGCTCGCCGCTGGTGCCGATGCCTGCTCCGAAGACAAGCGCGGTAATACGGCGCTGCTCGGTGCCATCTTCAAGGGCGAACTCGGCATCGCCAAACGCCTGCTGGCCACCGAGTGCGATCCGAATCAGCGCAATGCCGCTGGCCAGACTGCGGCGATGTACGCGGCGCTGTTCCAGCGCGAGGCATTGCTCGAGGCGCTGCGCGAGCGTGGTGCGGACCTGACAGCCGCCGATCCGCTGGGCAATAACGTGGAAAGCCTGGCGCGCGGGGAGATCCGCACCCGCTGA
- the cynS gene encoding cyanase, translating into MISSREQVTQMIVSAKVRKGLKWAHVAESIGMSKEWTTAGCLGQMAFDKAQAETLGQLFELSDEAVAWLQIAPYKGSLPTAVPSDPLIYRWYELVNVYGTTIKELIHEEFGDGIMSAIDFSMDIQRQSDPKGDRVNVVLSGKFLPYKSY; encoded by the coding sequence ATGATCAGCAGTCGTGAACAGGTCACCCAGATGATCGTCTCCGCCAAGGTGCGCAAGGGCTTGAAGTGGGCGCATGTCGCCGAAAGCATCGGCATGTCCAAGGAGTGGACCACCGCCGGCTGCCTCGGCCAGATGGCCTTCGACAAGGCCCAGGCCGAAACCCTAGGGCAGCTCTTCGAACTCTCCGACGAGGCCGTAGCCTGGCTGCAGATCGCGCCCTACAAGGGCTCGCTGCCCACCGCGGTGCCGAGCGACCCGCTGATCTACCGCTGGTACGAGCTGGTCAACGTCTACGGCACCACCATCAAGGAGCTGATCCACGAGGAATTCGGTGACGGCATCATGAGCGCCATCGACTTCTCCATGGATATCCAGCGCCAGAGCGACCCCAAGGGCGATCGCGTCAACGTGGTGCTGTCCGGCAAGTTCCTGCCCTACAAGAGCTACTGA
- the phhA gene encoding phenylalanine 4-monooxygenase yields MKTTHYGEPDAQGHIHYPDAEHAVWQTLVERQLKLLEGRACQEYLDGLDQLALPRERIPQLGEINRVLEATTGWQVERVPALIPFQRFFELLASKRFPVATFIRTPQELDYLQEPDIFHEIFGHCPLLTNPWFAEFTHTYGQLGLKASKEERVFLARLYWMTVEFGLVETPAGLRIYGGGILSSPKETLYSLSDEPERQPFDAMEAMRTPYRIDILQPLYFVLPDLKQLFDLAQRDIMAMVREAMRLGLHQPKFPPKAA; encoded by the coding sequence ATGAAGACGACCCACTACGGCGAACCGGACGCGCAGGGGCACATTCATTACCCGGACGCCGAACACGCGGTGTGGCAGACGCTGGTCGAGCGGCAGCTGAAGCTGCTCGAAGGACGCGCCTGCCAGGAATACCTCGACGGCCTCGACCAGCTCGCCCTGCCCCGCGAGCGCATCCCGCAGCTCGGCGAGATCAACCGCGTGCTGGAGGCAACCACCGGTTGGCAGGTCGAGCGCGTACCGGCGCTTATCCCCTTCCAGCGCTTCTTCGAGCTGCTGGCGAGCAAGCGCTTCCCGGTCGCGACCTTTATTCGCACCCCGCAAGAACTGGACTACCTGCAGGAGCCGGACATCTTTCACGAGATCTTCGGTCACTGCCCGCTGCTGACCAACCCGTGGTTCGCCGAATTCACCCACACCTACGGCCAGCTCGGCTTGAAGGCCAGCAAGGAGGAACGGGTGTTTCTCGCACGGCTGTACTGGATGACCGTCGAGTTCGGCCTGGTGGAAACCCCGGCCGGGCTGCGCATCTATGGCGGCGGCATCCTCTCGTCGCCGAAGGAAACGCTCTACAGCCTGTCCGACGAGCCGGAGCGGCAGCCGTTCGATGCCATGGAAGCCATGCGCACCCCCTATCGCATCGACATTCTGCAGCCGCTGTACTTCGTCCTGCCGGACCTCAAGCAGCTGTTCGACCTGGCCCAGCGGGACATCATGGCCATGGTGCGCGAGGCCATGCGCCTGGGCCTGCACCAGCCGAAGTTTCCGCCGAAGGCGGCGTAG
- a CDS encoding amino acid aminotransferase, whose protein sequence is MHFGQIPRVPGDPILGLMDLYRADTNPAKLDLGVGVYKDAQGLTPIPRAVKLAEQRLVDSEQTKSYIGGHGDAQFGALLLRQVLGSRAIALGEQRAGCTQAPGGTGALRLAGEFIAKCLPGRSIWLSDPTWPIHETLFAAAGLRVQHYPYVGADNRLDVDGMLATLQQVPPGDVVLLHACCHNPTGFDLNHDDWLRVLEVVRARELLPLFDFAYQGFGDGLEEDAWAVRLFAETLPEMLITSSCSKNFGLYRERTGALIAVTSDAERLLDVRSQLASLARNLWSTPPAHGAAVVATILGDEPLRQIWQDEVERMRRRIASLRQGLVEALTPYGLAERFAHIAQQRGMFSYTGLTAEQVRRLRAEDSVYLVESGRANVAGLDAERLDALAKAIARVVSN, encoded by the coding sequence ATGCATTTCGGCCAGATTCCCCGCGTGCCCGGCGATCCGATCCTCGGCCTGATGGACCTGTATCGCGCCGACACCAACCCGGCCAAGCTCGACCTGGGCGTCGGCGTATACAAGGACGCCCAGGGCCTGACGCCGATCCCGCGCGCGGTGAAGCTGGCCGAGCAGCGCCTGGTGGACAGTGAGCAGACCAAGAGCTACATCGGCGGTCACGGCGACGCGCAGTTCGGCGCCCTCTTGCTGCGTCAGGTGCTCGGCAGCCGCGCCATTGCCCTCGGCGAGCAGCGTGCCGGTTGCACCCAAGCGCCGGGCGGCACCGGCGCGCTGCGCCTGGCCGGCGAGTTCATCGCCAAATGCCTGCCAGGGCGCAGCATCTGGCTGAGCGATCCCACCTGGCCGATCCACGAAACCCTGTTCGCCGCCGCCGGCCTGCGCGTGCAGCACTACCCCTACGTCGGTGCCGACAACCGCCTCGATGTCGACGGCATGCTCGCCACGCTGCAACAGGTGCCGCCCGGTGACGTGGTACTGCTGCACGCCTGCTGCCACAACCCCACCGGCTTCGACCTGAATCACGACGACTGGCTGCGGGTGCTCGAGGTGGTGCGCGCGCGCGAATTGCTGCCGCTGTTCGACTTCGCCTACCAGGGCTTCGGCGACGGACTGGAAGAGGACGCCTGGGCAGTACGGCTGTTCGCCGAAACGCTGCCGGAAATGCTCATCACCAGCTCCTGCTCGAAGAACTTCGGCCTCTACCGCGAGCGTACCGGCGCGCTGATCGCCGTCACCAGCGATGCCGAGCGCCTGCTCGATGTGCGCAGCCAGCTCGCTTCACTGGCCCGCAACCTCTGGTCGACACCGCCGGCTCACGGCGCCGCGGTGGTGGCGACGATCCTCGGCGACGAGCCGCTGCGGCAGATCTGGCAGGACGAGGTCGAGCGCATGCGCCGACGCATCGCCAGCTTGCGTCAGGGGCTGGTCGAGGCGCTGACGCCCTACGGGCTGGCCGAGCGCTTTGCGCATATCGCCCAGCAGCGCGGGATGTTCTCCTACACCGGCCTTACCGCCGAGCAGGTACGTCGGCTGCGCGCCGAGGATTCGGTGTATCTGGTGGAAAGCGGTCGGGCCAACGTTGCCGGACTGGATGCCGAGCGCCTGGATGCGCTGGCCAAGGCCATCGCACGGGTGGTTTCGAACTAA
- a CDS encoding 4a-hydroxytetrahydrobiopterin dehydratase produces the protein MTALAQAQCEACRADAPKVSDEELAELIREIPDWNIETRGDHMELERVFLFRNFRHALAFTNAVGAIAEEVGHHPALLTEWGKVTVTWWSHEMRGLHRNDFIMAARTDQLAASAEGRK, from the coding sequence ATGACCGCCCTCGCCCAAGCCCAGTGCGAAGCCTGCCGCGCCGATGCGCCCAAGGTATCCGATGAAGAACTGGCCGAGCTGATCCGCGAAATCCCCGACTGGAACATCGAAACGCGCGGCGACCACATGGAGCTGGAGCGTGTCTTCCTGTTCCGCAACTTCCGCCACGCCCTGGCCTTTACCAACGCAGTCGGCGCCATCGCCGAGGAGGTCGGCCACCATCCCGCCCTGCTCACCGAGTGGGGCAAGGTCACCGTCACCTGGTGGAGCCACGAGATGCGCGGCCTGCACCGCAACGACTTCATCATGGCCGCCCGCACCGACCAGCTCGCCGCCAGCGCGGAGGGCCGCAAGTAA
- a CDS encoding sigma-54-dependent phenylalanine hydroxylase transcriptional regulator PhhR, which translates to MRIKILCQNRVGILRDMLNLLVDYGINVARGEVGGEQGNAIYLHCPNLMNLQLQALRPKIEALPGVFELRKVSLMPSERHSLELNALLGALEFPVLSIDMSGAIVAANRSAAQLLGVRVDEVPGMSLSRYAEDFDLPELVRANKARINGLRVKIKGDVFLADIAPLQSEHDDSEALAGAVLTLHRADRVGERIYQVRKQELRGFDSIFQSSKVMAAVVREARRMAPLDAPLLIEGETGTGKELLARACHLSSPRGQSPFMALNCAGLPESMAETELFGYGPGAFEGARPEGKLGLLELTAGGTLFLDGVGEMSPRLQAKLLRFLQDGGFRRVGSDEEVYLDVRVICATQLDLSELCASGQFRQDLYHRLNVLSLHIPPLRDCLDGLQPLALHFIDQASRQIGCPLPTLSPQALEWLAGYHWPGNVRQLENTLFQAVSLCEGGTIKPEHIRLPGYGAAQPLGDFSLEGDLASIVGRFEKAVLEGLYKQFPSSRQLGKRLGVSHTTIANKLREHGVGKEER; encoded by the coding sequence ATGCGTATCAAGATTCTTTGCCAGAACCGCGTCGGCATCCTGCGCGACATGCTCAACCTGCTGGTCGACTACGGCATCAACGTCGCCCGTGGAGAGGTGGGGGGCGAGCAGGGCAATGCCATTTACCTGCACTGTCCCAACCTGATGAACCTGCAGCTGCAGGCGCTGCGGCCGAAGATCGAGGCGTTGCCGGGCGTGTTCGAGCTGCGCAAGGTCAGCCTGATGCCCAGCGAGCGGCATTCCCTGGAACTCAATGCACTGCTCGGCGCACTGGAATTTCCCGTGCTCTCCATCGATATGAGCGGTGCCATCGTTGCCGCCAACCGTTCCGCCGCGCAGCTGCTCGGCGTGCGCGTCGACGAGGTGCCGGGCATGAGCCTGTCGCGCTACGCCGAGGACTTTGACCTGCCGGAGCTGGTGCGCGCCAACAAGGCGCGGATCAATGGTCTGCGGGTGAAGATCAAGGGCGATGTCTTCCTCGCCGACATCGCGCCGCTGCAATCCGAACACGACGACAGCGAGGCACTGGCCGGCGCGGTACTGACCCTGCATCGCGCCGACCGGGTGGGTGAACGCATCTACCAGGTGCGCAAACAGGAGCTGCGCGGCTTCGACAGCATTTTCCAGAGCTCGAAAGTGATGGCCGCGGTGGTGCGCGAAGCGCGACGCATGGCACCGCTGGATGCGCCGCTGCTGATCGAAGGCGAGACTGGCACCGGCAAGGAGCTTTTGGCGCGCGCCTGTCACCTGTCCAGTCCGCGCGGGCAGTCACCGTTCATGGCGCTCAACTGCGCGGGCCTGCCGGAGTCGATGGCCGAGACCGAGCTGTTCGGCTACGGCCCCGGCGCCTTCGAGGGCGCGCGGCCGGAGGGCAAGCTCGGCCTGCTGGAGCTGACCGCCGGCGGCACGCTGTTTCTCGATGGCGTCGGCGAGATGAGCCCGCGGCTGCAGGCTAAGCTGCTGCGCTTTCTGCAGGACGGTGGCTTCCGTCGAGTCGGCAGCGACGAAGAGGTCTATCTCGATGTGCGGGTGATCTGCGCGACCCAGCTGGATCTGTCTGAACTCTGCGCCAGCGGGCAGTTTCGCCAGGACCTCTATCACCGCCTCAACGTGCTGTCGCTGCATATCCCGCCGCTGCGCGATTGCCTGGACGGCCTGCAGCCGCTGGCGCTGCACTTCATCGATCAGGCCAGCCGGCAGATCGGCTGCCCGCTGCCGACGCTTTCGCCGCAGGCACTGGAGTGGCTGGCCGGCTATCACTGGCCGGGCAACGTGCGGCAGTTGGAGAACACCCTGTTCCAGGCGGTTTCGCTCTGCGAAGGCGGCACCATCAAGCCCGAGCACATCCGCCTGCCGGGCTACGGCGCGGCGCAGCCGCTGGGTGATTTTTCGCTGGAGGGCGATCTGGCGAGCATCGTCGGGCGCTTCGAGAAGGCGGTGCTGGAAGGGCTGTACAAGCAGTTCCCGAGCAGCCGCCAGCTGGGCAAGCGGCTCGGCGTGTCGCACACCACCATCGCCAACAAACTGCGCGAGCATGGGGTGGGCAAGGAGGAGCGGTGA
- a CDS encoding phytanoyl-CoA dioxygenase family protein, protein MPDSATTRQQLAALHQQGFVLLPAVIDPPTITELREAIDRLEPIHWDYLGLVDDHYKCVFNRSPFWLRFLDLPGVIELAEAALGADCHIIGQTAWRSRPGFIGGELHADYLAMELPESLLADPAFEVPMQICTAHLYLDDIDAGLCPTLVIPGSHRAGRKPQPGETQWHGRAAEPVLCKAGDMLLFRSDLWHAGSRNRSAERSRYLLQIHYGRRMVAQKFSPYLHFSFNPEVLAAATPRQRRLLGEHEAAEYD, encoded by the coding sequence ATGCCTGACTCCGCTACCACCCGCCAACAGCTCGCCGCTCTGCACCAACAGGGCTTCGTCCTGCTGCCTGCGGTGATCGATCCGCCAACGATCACGGAACTGCGTGAAGCCATCGACCGCCTCGAACCCATCCACTGGGATTACCTGGGCCTGGTCGACGATCACTACAAGTGCGTCTTCAATCGTTCGCCGTTCTGGCTGCGCTTTCTCGACCTGCCGGGGGTGATCGAACTGGCCGAGGCGGCACTCGGCGCGGACTGCCACATCATCGGCCAGACCGCCTGGCGCAGCCGCCCGGGCTTTATCGGCGGCGAGCTGCATGCCGACTACCTGGCCATGGAGCTGCCGGAAAGCCTGCTCGCCGATCCCGCCTTCGAAGTGCCGATGCAGATCTGCACCGCGCACCTGTACCTGGACGACATCGACGCCGGCCTCTGCCCGACCCTGGTGATCCCCGGCAGCCACCGCGCCGGGCGCAAACCGCAGCCGGGCGAAACCCAGTGGCACGGCCGCGCGGCCGAGCCCGTGCTGTGCAAGGCCGGCGACATGCTGCTGTTTCGCAGCGACCTCTGGCACGCGGGCAGCCGCAACCGCAGCGCCGAGCGCAGCCGCTACCTGCTGCAGATCCACTACGGCCGACGCATGGTGGCGCAGAAGTTCTCGCCCTACCTGCACTTCAGCTTCAATCCCGAGGTGCTGGCCGCCGCCACACCGCGCCAACGCCGCCTGCTCGGTGAGCACGAGGCGGCCGAATACGACTGA